A region from the Benincasa hispida cultivar B227 chromosome 8, ASM972705v1, whole genome shotgun sequence genome encodes:
- the LOC120082743 gene encoding protein QUIRKY, with the protein MTTPPPPQPQPQSQPPPPPPPQPQPQPPPSPSPPSPRKTVRKLVVEVADARNLLPKDGQGSSSPYVVADFDGQRKRTATKFRELNPVWNEPLEFIVSDPDNMDYEELDIEIFNDKRYGNGSGRKNHFLGRVKLYGSQFAKRGDEGLVYYQLEKKSVFSWIRGEIGLRICYYDELVEEAPPPPPPQEEQPPPPTVTEKPKTPEAVVEEVRTFELPPQGEVGRDDSNSPPVVVIEESPRQEMPVHSEPPPGEVHGPPPAEGQFAPEMRRMQSNKAAGFGEGIRVLRRPNGDYSPRVINKKFTAETERIHPYDLVEPMQYLFIRIVKARNLAPNERPYLQIRTSGHFVKSDPASHRPGEPTESPEWNRVFALRHNRPDMANTTLEIAVWDTPSEQFLGGVCFDLSDVPVRDPPDSPLAPQWYRLEGGAGDQQPSKISGDIQLSVWIGTQADDAFSEAWCSDAPHVAHTRSKVYQSPKLWYLRVSVIEAQDLHIASNLPPLTAPEIRVKAQLSFQSARTRRGSMNNHSASFHWNEDLVFVAGEPLEDSLILLVEDRTSKEAVLLGHVMIPVDTVEQRFDERYVAAKWFSLEGGNGGETYSGRIYLRLCLEGGYHVLDEAAHVCSDFRPTAKQLWKPAVGILELGILGARGLLPMKTKDPGKGSTDAYCVAKYGKKWVRTRTMTDSFDPRWNEQYTWQVYDPCTVLTIGVFDNWRMYSDAAEDKPDYHIGKVRIRVSTLESNKIYTNSYPLLVLQRTGLKKMGEIELAIRFACPALLPDTCAVYGQPLLPRMHYLRPLGVAQQEALRRAATKMVATWLGRSEPPLGSEVVRYMLDADSHAWSMRKSKANWFRIVAVLAWAVGLAKWLDDIRRWRNPITTMLVHILYLVLVWYPDLIVPTGFLYVFLIGVWYYRFRPKIPAGMDTRLSHAEAVDPDELDEEFDTIPSSKPPDIIRVRYDRLRILAARVQTVLGDLATQGERVQALVSWRDPRATKLFIGVCFAITLILYAVPPKMVAVALGFYYLRHPMFRDPMPSASLNFFRRLPSLSDRLM; encoded by the coding sequence ATGACGACGCCACCACCGCCACAGCCACAGCCACAGTCACAGCCACCGCCACCGCCACCGCCACAGCCACAGCCACAGCCACCGCCATCGCCATCGCCGCCGTCGCCGCGCAAAACCGTTAGAAAGCTTGTTGTCGAAGTTGCCGATGCTCGCAACCTTCTTCCCAAAGATGGCCAAGGAAGCTCTAGTCCTTACGTCGTCGCCGATTTTGATGGCCAGAGGAAGCGTACCGCCACTAAGTTTCGCGAGCTCAATCCCGTCTGGAACGAGCCGCTCGAATTCATCGTCTCCGATCCTGATAATATGGACTACGAGGAGCTCGATATTGAAATTTTCAACGATAAGAGGTACGGCAATGGCAGTGGCCGGAAGAATCACTTCTTGGGGAGGGTGAAGCTGTACGGAAGCCAGTTTGCGAAGAGAGGGGATGAAGGTTTGGTTTACTATCAATTGGAGAAGAAGAGCGTCTTCAGCTGGATTAGAGGCGAAATTGGACTTAGGATCTGTTACTACGATGAGTTAGTCGAAGAAGCTCCGCCGCCGCCTCCGCCGCAGGAGGAGCAACCGCCTCCTCCAACTGTTACTGAGAAGCCTAAAACTCCGGAGGCTGTGGTCGAGGAAGTGAGGACGTTCGAGCTTCCGCCGCAGGGGGAGGTTGGTCGCGACGATTCGAACTCGCCGCCGGTGGTGGTTATCGAGGAGTCGCCGCGGCAGGAGATGCCGGTACATTCTGAGCCACCACCGGGGGAGGTACATGGTCCTCCGCCAGCAGAGGGGCAATTTGCACCGGAAATGAGAAGGATGCAGAGTAACAAAGCAGCAGGATTTGGGGAAGGGATTAGGGTTTTGAGAAGGCCGAATGGCGATTACTCTCCGAGAGTAATCAATAAGAAATTCACGGCCGAGACGGAGAGGATTCATCCATACGATCTTGTGGAACCGATGCAGTATCTCTTCATCCGTATTGTGAAAGCCAGAAACCTCGCTCCTAACGAGCGCCCTTACTTACAGATTCGCACATCAGGCCATTTCGTGAAATCGGATCCAGCTAGTCATCGCCCTGGTGAACCGACTGAATCGCCAGAATGGAACCGTGTCTTTGCCCTCCGCCATAACAGACCTGATATGGCAAATACGACGTTGGAGATTGCCGTATGGGATACGCCATCAGAGCAGTTCCTCGGCGGCGTTTGCTTTGATCTTTCCGATGTACCAGTACGAGATCCACCCGATAGCCCACTGGCTCCTCAGTGGTACCGCCTCGAAGGTGGTGCCGGAGATCAACAACCCTCTAAAATTTCCGGCGACATTCAGCTTTCTGTTTGGATCGGAACTCAAGCTGACGACGCATTTTCGGAAGCTTGGTGCTCGGATGCGCCACACGTGGCTCATACACGCTCGAAGGTTTATCAATCTCCCAAGTTATGGTACTTGAGAGTTTCAGTGATAGAAGCGCAGGACCTTCACATCGCTTCAAATCTGCCTCCATTAACGGCACCAGAGATTCGAGTCAAAGCACAGCTGAGTTTTCAGTCGGCTCGAACCAGGCGAGGTTCCATGAACAACCACAGCGCCTCATTTCACTGGAACGAGGACCTCGTCTTCGTCGCCGGTGAGCCTCTTGAAGATTCCCTAATCTTACTTGTCGAAGACCGAACAAGCAAGGAGGCCGTACTCCTCGGCCATGTCATGATTCCAGTGGACACAGTTGAACAGCGGTTCGATGAGCGGTATGTAGCAGCGAAATGGTTCTCATTAGAAGGCGGCAATGGTGGTGAAACATACAGTGGCAGAATTTATCTCCGCCTCTGTTTGGAGGGCGGATATCACGTGTTAGACGAGGCGGCGCACGTGTGCAGCGATTTCCGGCCGACGGCAAAGCAGCTGTGGAAGCCGGCTGTTGGAATTCTGGAGCTCGGGATTCTCGGAGCACGAGGTTTGCTTCCGATGAAGACGAAGGATCCGGGAAAGGGGTCCACCGACGCTTACTGTGTCGCGAAGTACGGGAAAAAGTGGGTCCGAACCAGAACGATGACGGACAGCTTTGATCCACGTTGGAACGAACAGTACACGTGGCAGGTCTATGACCCTTGCACTGTTCTCACCATCGGCGTCTTCGACAACTGGCGAATGTACTCGGACGCGGCGGAGGACAAGCCCGATTACCACATTGGAAAAGTAAGGATTCGGGTGTCAACTCTCGAGAGCAACAAAATCTATACAAACTCGTACCCTCTGTTGGTGTTGCAGAGAACAGGGTTGAAGAAAATGGGGGAAATCGAGCTGGCCATCCGGTTCGCTTGTCCAGCATTGTTGCCGGATACATGTGCAGTTTACGGCCAACCATTACTTCCAAGAATGCATTATCTCCGTCCTCTTGGGGTGGCTCAACAGGAGGCTTTACGCAGAGCCGCCACGAAGATGGTGGCAACTTGGCTAGGCCGGTCCGAGCCACCATTGGGCTCGGAGGTGGTTCGATACATGTTGGATGCAGATTCACACGCTTGGAGTATGAGAAAAAGCAAGGCGAATTGGTTTAGGATTGTAGCAGTTTTGGCATGGGCGGTTGGATTGGCCAAATGGTTGGATGAtatccgaagatggaggaaccCCATCACCACAATGCTTGTTCATATACTGTATTTAGTGCTCGTTTGGTACCCGGATTTGATTGTCCCAACAGGGTTTCTATATGTGTTCTTAATCGGAGTTTGGTACTATCGGTTCAGGCCGAAGATACCTGCGGGAATGGACACACGGTTGTCGCACGCTGAGGCGGTGGATCCAGACGAACTAGATGAGGAATTCGACACAATTCCGAGCTCAAAGCCACCAGACATAATCCGGGTAAGGTACGATCGGCTAAGGATACTAGCTGCTAGAGTCCAAACAGTGTTGGGGGATCTTGCGACTCAAGGGGAGAGGGTACAAGCGTTGGTTAGCTGGAGGGACCCTCGAGCCACAAAGTTGTTCATTGGAGTATGTTTCGCCATCACATTGATCCTCTATGCCGTGCCACCAAAAATGGTGGCGGTTGCACTTGGGTTCTACTACTTGCGCCACCCCATGTTCCGGGATCCTATGCCGTCAGCAAGTCTGAACTTTTTCCGACGACTTCCGAGCCTATCAGACCGGTTAATGTAG
- the LOC120083851 gene encoding uncharacterized protein LOC120083851, with protein sequence MAVTSQSPSSSAATAAPSHLTNRFSIPRFRHVSNHSRPFPSSTYNPLTIVAMAPQKKVNKYDDAWEKKWFGAGIFYESAEDVEVDVFKKLETKKVLSNVEKAGLLSKAEELGFTLSSIEKLGVFSKAEELGLLSLLEKIVSSSPSALASLALPILVTALAAIVLIPDDSVALVVLQAVVGGGLALGAAGLLVGSVVLGGLQEAD encoded by the exons ATGGCGGTCACTTCACAATCACCTTCTTCCTCCGCTGCCACTGCTGCTCCTTCTCACCTTACCAACCGCTTCTCCATTCCCAGATTCCGCCACGTCTCTAACCATTCCCGCCCCTTCCCTTCCTCCACATACAATCCACTCACCATCGTCGCCATGGCCCCTCAGAAGAAG GTGAACAAATACGACGACGCTTGGGAGAAGAAATGGTTTGGAGCTGGAATCTTCTACGAGAGCGCGGAAGATGTGGAAGTGGATGTGTTCAAGAAGCTTGAGACGAAGAAAGTGCTTAGCAATGTCGAAAAAGCTGGGCTGTTATCCAAGGCGGAGGAATTAGGGTTTACGCTGTCTTCGATTGAGAAATTGGGGGTTTTTTCTAAAGCTGAGGAATTAGGGCTTCTTAGCTTGCTTGAGAAGATTGTCAGCTCCTCTCCCTCCGCTTTGGCCTCCCTTGCTCTTCCTATTCTCGTGACGGCGCTGGCCGCGATTGTTCTCATTCCCGATGACTCGGTGGCGCTTGTAGTTTTGCAGGCGGTGGTTGGCGGTGGACTGGCGCTTGGGGCTGCCGGATTGTTGGTTGGATCGGTGGTGCTGGGTGGGTTGCAGGAAGCTGATTGA